Sequence from the Deltaproteobacteria bacterium genome:
GGTGAAATCCCTCGCCTTGACCCTAGATACCCACAAAAAAACCCCCTTATGGCCAAACCATGGGGTAAACTCGTTCCCTCAAACCCCGAAAAATCCCTCCCCATATGACTCTGCTGACAACGCAAATAGCTCACGTAAGGAGTTCCCCCATCTTGGTGGAGCTTCTCGTCCTGGAGCGGGATCGCGGAAGCGCATGATCTATTGACTGCATCCCTCTGAGTGGGGTAATCTAGACGGTTCTCCCTCGAAGGAATCCAAGAACCGGCCCGTGGAAGGCTGGGAGGGGAGCGGCCTCCTGCCTGGGCGATCAAGCCTGGCAAGGTCAAGAGAATGAAATGAAAGGAGTAGGACATGGATACTGGATTTCGGCCTCAGTGCGTGCCCAATTACAGGCTCTTGACGGAGAGTCAGATTCAGGAGATCCACCTGGCCACCCTGGAACTGCTCGATACGGTGGGAGTCCGTGTGCTGGACGGCGAGGCGGTCGAACTCTTGCGACATGCCGGATGCCGGGTGGCAGAGGGCGGTGTCGTCCGGATCCCGAACTGGCTCGTGGAGGAATCCATCCGCAGTGCTCCCTCCCGGATCACGATCTACAACAGAGATGGAGAGGATGCCATGCACCTCGAGGGCAACAAGGTGCATTTCGGGCTGGGAACGGATCTGATCAAAACCTATGATCTCCATACAGGAGAACTCCGACCTTCACGACTGGAGGATGTGATCAACGCGGCCAGGACCGCAGACTACTGCGAAGAGATCGATTTTATCGCCTCCTTCGCCCTGCCCCAGGATGTCCCCACCAACATGATGTATATAGCCTGCTTCAAGGCCATGGCGGAGAACTCTGTGAAACCCATATTTTTTACCGCCGCGGGCTACGAGGATCTTTCCTTCATTATCGAGATGGCGGCCACCGTCGCCGGCGGAGAGGAGAGGTTGAGAGAGGCCCCGTTTCTCATCCACTACTCGGAGCCGACAAGCCCGCTTTGCCACTCTTACGGAGCGGTCAGAAAGATCTTTCTCTGTGCCGACAAGGGAATCCCCATCAATTATACGCCTGGTATGCTCTCCGGGGCGAGCGGTCCTGTAACCCTGGCCGGAGCCATAACCGTTGCCAATGCAGAGGCCCTGAGCGGCATCGTTCTCCACCAGTTGAGGGCCAGAGGCGCGCCGATCATTTCCGGTTTTGTGGCTACTCCCATGGACATGCTCTCCTCAACCATCGTCTATGGCGCCCCT
This genomic interval carries:
- a CDS encoding trimethylamine methyltransferase family protein, translated to MDTGFRPQCVPNYRLLTESQIQEIHLATLELLDTVGVRVLDGEAVELLRHAGCRVAEGGVVRIPNWLVEESIRSAPSRITIYNRDGEDAMHLEGNKVHFGLGTDLIKTYDLHTGELRPSRLEDVINAARTADYCEEIDFIASFALPQDVPTNMMYIACFKAMAENSVKPIFFTAAGYEDLSFIIEMAATVAGGEERLREAPFLIHYSEPTSPLCHSYGAVRKIFLCADKGIPINYTPGMLSGASGPVTLAGAITVANAEALSGIVLHQLRARGAPIISGFVATPMDMLSSTIVYGAPEFRLTHSAYADLYHYYRIPMWGTAGCSDAHMLDEQAAMESAVSILMAALDGANLVHDVGYLGQGLIGSPAAIIMCNEIIGYVKRFIRGFDISRERIGMEVIRNVGPGGNFLSEEQTARLHREEHWRPKFLNRDDPETWARKGGKSYGERVTQKALEILETYQPKPLSDEVCRTLDRIAQDAEKALREKHFVA